In Temnothorax longispinosus isolate EJ_2023e chromosome 2, Tlon_JGU_v1, whole genome shotgun sequence, one DNA window encodes the following:
- the LOC139808584 gene encoding ADP-ribose pyrophosphatase, mitochondrial, whose amino-acid sequence MSIQSIRYARMLHQKCRQGLYPSSNVKRFAVPEERVPWTVDYPEYKPVAYTANVLKGKPWADPEINEPTFKPKWNTVDDKVNRKSFTGDYIVNADGYPLNPVGRTGIVGRGLLGRWGPNHAADPIVTRWKRDNTGTVEINKNTGKPVLQFVAIQRRDSGEWAIPGGMVDPNETVSATLMREFMEEALNFLEMDDTERKVLQNSIMEFFTKGDEIYKGYVDDPRNTDNAWMETVAINFHDEENNVVGKLALKAGDDARNVRWMDVNKEINLYANHSEFVRKTVLQRNAHW is encoded by the exons ATGAGTATCCAGAGTATCAGATACGCGAGAATGCTTCATCAAAAGTGTCGGCAGGGTTTGTATCCGTCCAGTAACGTAAAGAGATTTGCGGTACCGGAGGAAAGAGTACCGTGGACAGTCGATTATCCCGAGTACAAACCGGTCGCATATACCGCTAATGTTCTCAAGGGTAAACCTTGGGCCGATCCAGAAATCAACGAGCCCACTTTCAAACCAAAATGGAACACGGTGGACG ACAAGGTGAATCGAAAGAGTTTTACGGGTGACTATATCGTGAACGCGGATGGTTACCCCTTAAATCCTGTGGGACGAACCGGTATCGTTGGCCGAGGACTTCTCGGCCGTTGGGGACCGAATCACGCTGCCGATCCTATCGTCACACGATGGAAACGCGATAACACGGGGACCGTGGAAATAAACAAGAACACGGGAAAACCTGTATTACAATTCGTCGCGATACAGAGACGTGATTCCGGAGAATGGGCCATACCTGGGGGTATGGTTGATCCAAATGAGACAGTTTCTGCCACTCTAATGAGAGAATTCATGGAGGAAGCGCTAAACTTTCTGGAAATGGATGACACCGAGAGGAAGGTCCTACAAAATTCTATAATGGAGTTCTTCACGAAAGGCGACGAGATTTACAAGGGATATGTAGACGACCCACGAAATACGGATAACGCTTGGATGGAGACGGTGGCTATAAATTTTCACGACGAGGAAAACAATGTCGTTGGGAAGCTCGCGTTGAAGGCTGGAGATGACGCGCGTAATGTAAGGTGGATGGACGTAAATAAGGAAATCAATTTATACGCCAATCATAGCGAGTTTGTAAGAAAAACTGTGTTGCAACGTAATGCGCATTGGTGA